Within Quercus lobata isolate SW786 chromosome 5, ValleyOak3.0 Primary Assembly, whole genome shotgun sequence, the genomic segment TGGCAATGCTTTTATATGTGTCTTTTGTCTTGTAATTTGGGAACAAAGCAACTTAACGGCAATGGATTTTGGACGTTCCATGTTACCTACCTACGTTGAATAGATTGAATTTGTGCTTTCTAATAGTAGCAAATGGCATGGTTGAATCTAGCTCATATTTTAAAGTTCAATAAGGTgtttaagggtatgtttggtttgggtgaaaaagaagagagaaaattgttgggtgttggtttttttcttctatttggCTGTACTGAAAATGAGTGGATTTCaattagcttaactggtaaagtctaaTCAGGTCCACAAATACAAATTGTATGAAAAGGAAATTAAGTTAGCCAAATGAAATATCAATTTTGCTCATACATGCTCAATGTCTCTTTAGTCTTTACTGGCCAGAAAATTATCGAACTCCTCCAATTTGCAATCATGCtttgcaaaaatattattaaacaGAAAAATTCTGCACACAGGGAATGTGATCTAACCATCTTTCATAAAAGCCACAGGGAAGAGGATGGTACATGTAGACAATGGCCCTTcaaatggaaagaaagaaagcaaaaatggAAGTAATAGAGGGAATTACAATGAGCTACTAGCCCTCACCTTCGCTGCCAAACCCATCACCATCAAGCTGTTACACACTATGTCCGTACACACATTGCATGCAAAGAACTGAAAATTTACAATCACGATTTTCAGTCGTTTGCACCCTGTGTGTGTACATACATACACAATGTGTGCAACATTCAGTAACGTAGGGACTGTCTTTACATTTCTTAACGTACAACGGTTTATACAATGTCAATATTTTGCACGCGTCAGTTGATATCCTGTCGTGTTTATTTTATGGGACGGGAGTGTGTGCGCGCTAAAAGAGTGTGTCAGCTGATTTCCTgtcatgttttcaaaacacgaTTTTGAGTGTGTAACAAAGATTTTTGcattttacaaaatttacacACTTTCCCTTGGGTGTGAGTGTGTTAGGTGAAGTGCACTAATCAGTGCTCGTTAACTTTAGCCAAACGAGTGTGTCCAAGACTCCAAACTCGAAAGCTGTGTAAAGTGTGAAGTCAACGCCCAAAAAATGAAGGCAATAGTGATAACCAGTCCGGGGGGCCCAGAAGTGCTGCAACTACAAGAAGTGGATGAGCCAGAACTCAAAGACGACGAGGTTCTCATCAAGGTCGAGGCCTCGGGGCTCAACCAGGCTGATACGGTTCAGAGGAGTGGCGCGTACCCACCGCCCAAGGGTGCCAGTCACTACCTTGGTGTTGAATGTTCTGGGACCATCGAGGCTCTTGGTAAATCCGTTTCCCGTTGGAAAATCGGTGATCAGGTCTGTTATTTTCATTTCCCGTGttcattttatgagtttttacttcttttggaatgagaaggaaaaatggAATATTGGGTTTGTTAATGTTAGTTGGTCAAAGTTTAGCTCCAAACATTTCGagttatttttttcaatctatTATGTGccaatttataaaactatatatgtGTATCATTTAAATAAGTTGTATGATTTATTACAAAGGTTATGTAACTAAAACTATATATGTATAGTCTCTTTAGTTACAATATAATAGGTTGGAATAAGATGGCTCTGAAATGGTTAATCTCTCCATTTGTTTTCGAAGACCCATTTTTCtggaaaacattttctagaaaaGTTGTCCTGTGTTTGGTTGTGACCTTGAAAATGAGCTAGAAAACGCTTATGTGGGTGAAATTAATTTGTGGTGGTTTGTTGAGTATGTGATGGTCCCAAAAATGTTTTGTCTGTCATATTGAGGTTGTTTTCTGTTGAACATGAAAAACGTTTTTCTCTGACCTACTTTTTCTGATCTGACTTCAAAACCTGTCTCAACTTTACCTTacaattaaaaagttataaGAAGTTAAAAATCTCAGGTGTTGCATCCCACTTCTTGGTAGGTCAGCCACTTGTTAATGCAATGCTTCTTTGATCTTATAAATCAGAGTATAGGAGGGTTGAGCACTGTAGTACGGTTCTTTGAGGGTGCTTACAAATAGAGTAAGCATTTTAACATGATTGAATAGTATTAGTACACTGTATCAAATTAACTAATCGTGGCATATATATAGGTATGTGCTCTTCTTAGTGGAGGAGGGTATGCCGAGAAGGTTCCTGTTCTGGCTGGACAAGTTCTTCCTATCCCACCTGGTGTTTCTGTCAAGGATGCTGCTAGCTTACCTGAGATTGCGTGCACTGTTTGGTCAACTGTTTTTATGATGAGTCAGCTATCTGCAGGGGAAACATTTTTGGTAATTTCTGAGCCTTAATGATAATTTAGTATAATATATGGTCCAATTTACAAATGGTTTGATAATTTATGCATGATACAAGCTTAAAATgataatttctatcttttttgtttgttgcaaCATGGTTTCTCCAATGCAAAACTGatgtatattaaaatttcagGTTCATGGAGGCTCAAGCGGGATTGGTACATTTGCAATTCAGATAGCTAAATACCATGGAGCAAGAGTGTTTGTTACTGCAGGTCCAGTATCACTTTTCTTCTAATGCATATGTTTGGTTTCCAAGTATTCATACATTTTTAGATTGTGATTGGCAGGGAGTGATGAAAAATTAGCTGTTTGCAAGGATCTTGGGGCTGATGTGTGCATCAATTACAAGACAGAGGACTTTGTTAAAAGGGTGAAGGAAGAAACAGGTGGAAAAggtattttctttaatattaaaacctcacttttccTCAATGTTTATAGAGATTAATGtttttcattattctttttgTAATGATTATTAGGTGATAAGAAAAAGAACAACTAACTAAATGTTCAATGGCAGGAGTTGATGTTATTCTTGATCATATTGGAGCATCCTACTTAAAGCAAAACATTGAGAGCTTAAATTTTGATGGGAGGCTTTTTATTATTGGAACTATGGGTGGCTCTGTTACAGAGATCGATCTCCGTGCTCTGCTTTCGAAGCGCCTCACAGTGCAATGTATGACACTTGATATCAGGTCTTAGTACCATAGCTTAGGAGTAGGATGAATTTGCTATCTCTCattcatttttgtttgaagTTATATAATATGTACAACTGCTGAATCATTCAACCATTTCAGATGTCATGTTTTACATTCCAAATATCTATATATTTCTGTCATGATCATTCAACCATGATCATCACAGAAATATATTCATTTATGGGAAGTAAAGCATGGCATTTGAAATGTAGCTCTTTGTGTTGGAATGTATGATCTGTGTAAACCAAGCTACATAATATAGATACTGGGTAAACTTACTGACCAACAATGCTATAGTAAAATATTTGAAGGATGCACCGTCACTAGAATGTGAACATTGCTGGGTACCAAGAAAATTACGCCATCAAGGGGTTACTGTATTTACCATACATTACTTTTTAAGGAGGATTTTAGAAAACCATCTCTAGATCACATTCTAATTTCTGTAAATTGTTTTTGGCTGTTCTCAACAGGTATGTCCAGTATgagtgtttttctcttttggttgagaaaaagtGTGGAGGGGGGGGATCAGAAAATGTGTCCGAAACATGTGGTGTTTCATTCTAAGTTTTGGAAATCATAGTTTGGAAGTTCCTATTAAGGATTTCCTGTAtgagtatttttaattttgggttgAGGAAAAGGAGAAGAGATGGAGGGGGGAGGGAAGATGAAAAAATCTATCGAAAACATGAAGGAATTCAGGTTCCCTAATGTTTTCACAATAAATGAACCTCTTTAATTTAGGCTTTGAAgacttttcttgatttttgtccatttttttagGATTCTTTTTGCATTCACAATTATGCAATTTTATTCTCTCATCATCTTTCATTATCCTCTAATTATTCATCATGtttctattttacatttgaTGGTAAAAGTCATTTTGTATGGATAAACGTTGTATTGAGAAgcgatttttttttcctgagtaAATACTTTCTCAATGCTTTTTTTCAAGCATataacactctctctctctctctcttaatattGTATGTAGCGGCTGGCTTGCGACACAGGAGTCCAGAAAACAAAGCAGTGATTGTTAGTGAGGTTGAGAAGAATGTTTGGCCTGCTATAGTTGCAGGCAGGGTGAAACCAGTGATATATAAGTATTTCCCATTATCTGATGCAGCAGAGGCTCACCAGCTCATGGAAAACAGTGGTCACATTGGAAAGATACTGCTTGTTCCTCAATTCAGTGGGTGATCTTGTGGCTCAGATGGATGATGATATGGTTTTAAGACCCTGTGCATATATTTTGTGGCAATGCTTTTATGTGTTATAGTCTTGTAACTTGGGAACAAAGCAAAGCTTAACGGTAATGGATTTTGGACGTTCAGATTTACCTCCCTACtttgaatatattaaaaaaatcctgTGGAATTGAGTTCTTCTTTCTAATATTAGCAATGACATGATTGAATCTATTTCCTATTTTAAAGTTCAATAAGGACTTTAAGGATGTGTTTGGTTTGGGtgaaaagagaggagagaataTGGTTAGCTGTTGGTTTTTCCTCTATTTGGTTGGACTGAAAAAGGGTGGAAAAAGGGAAGACCAGGTGTTTGCCAATCGGGTCCAATACAAATCTGCCTAACGAATGAGAGAAAATGGAAAGGAAAATAAGCTAGCCAAatgaaatatcaaatttttcCTACCTGTTAACAATGTCTCTTTAGTCTTTACTGGCCGGAAAATTATCAAACTCCTCCATTTCGCAATCAAGCTTTGGACACAGAGTATTAGATGGCAAAAACAATTGCACACAGGGAATGCGATCTAATCATCTTTCAGAAAAGAAAGAGTGAAGATGGTAAACTTAGACAATGACACTACAAGTGGAAGGAAAGACAGAAAGCAAAAATGGGATGCAACAGAGAGAAATACAATGAGCTGCAAGCCCTCACTTCCATTGCAAAACCCATCGCTGGCAAGAAGCTTTACAATTTCACCTTCAAATGGATAGATTCCCACCACCCAAAATGATGCCACTAATGCCATGTAGGGATTTTCTGTACTCTATATATGAGGCTTGCCACATAGGAGTCTTTTTACTTGCCCTAGTGTTAAACATCAATAAACACAATCCTTCAAATTATTGGTTTAATTTGCACCTAAGTGGTTCTCCAATAAGTTCAAAGAAAAAGGAGGATGCAAGACACCATATGAAATAGAAATTGTAAATATATCTTGCTTATAAGTTCAAATAAAAGGGAGTACAAAATATAGAAGTTAAAAAGCTCGAAAAAAATTGGAGATTGACTGGCTTAAGAAGGTTATTTTGGCTATGACACCTAGACTAATCAGAGCATATCAAGAAAACTGTCCGAAGCACCAGAGTGTCTTGTGATCAAGGATCTGTTTGCTTTGATTTCTCCTCTAAAGAAGTAATTGAAACATTCAAACACTGCAAAGAGCTTCAGTTGCTAAGCTTTTTAGCACTTGAGGGCATGGGTCACCAAATTTGGTAGTGGAGATTGGGATTGCACATCCCTCCTGGCCAATGCAAGCCTGCAAGTCCTCAATATGTGAGAATCAATACTAAGCAAATAATTCAGAAGACAAGCTTAGGCTGAAATGAGATAGGCTGCTCGTACACTCTATATCAGACCCTAGTCAGGTTCCAAATATATGTTCTTATATCCACATGTATatgctatatataaaaataaaagtgtaacatttaatgttgctatACTCCAATTGTGTCACATTATCTACCACAACATCAATAGCATTATCATTcttgttttccatttttttacaatattaaataaatgaatagatGAAATTCACACATTCATCTTGAGCTTGGGTGGTTTTAACTATACATATATCTTTGCCTTTATAAattaatctaatttaatttagaagtttataactaaaaattgaaatgaatgaagaataaaaaactttGCCATTAAATATTCATCTACTTTGATTTAGATGTTTATAACTAAACattgaaatcaatgaagaataaaaagtaaaagatatatatatatatatatatatatatatattttagagataattataacatgctgctaaccccgcagCTCGAACCATTTCCCCCTtaaacccccaagcactttgtacatggggaggtgccaattcagctacaaggcctttggcaaaatatattttctatgtatATCATCTTAGGTGGTTTTAATTTTACATATGACTTTGCCTTtatatattcatctactttaattcgatgtttataactaaataatgaaatcaatgaaaatattGTTTATAAAAAGGTATTTACAAATCCTACTTAATATTTGATGGTGGAGATGATACAACCTattggaacattttaatattaattaattaaaattgatttatattcaacataaatgtaaagatgtggaagttaatatggaagatgaggagttaatgaaaatgtttaatcacacattgaaaatgagagagactattttattatttttaattgtggtgattaatagGCTAATATGAATTGATTTAGATATTGGGCTAGAAACGTACGCAAAGAGGAGTTGAAGGGAGGAGATGAGGTTGTACCCTCGTTGTTCTATccttaaataattattatgtgTTCTATAatgccagtttttttttttttttggttattttctttataatgTTGAATGCTTTTAATGAATGGTGTTTATTGTTGACCTAAGTAGGGAGAAAATTAGATTATAATGTGTCTTATTTCATGTTTTTGTCaggttttaatttattttgtataacaAGATGTTGAGGAACAATTTGTGTAGTTAAAGAAAATGGTCTACACAAATTAATCAATAAATTCTGAAGATTAAAAGATTTCATCATTTTAGTGGCTTGGACTTTGGTCActttttcatattctttttgataattataCAACTTATTCGACTCTTCCActactaatttatttatatttatgaaatcaaagAGTTTCTCCCATTATTTGCATGTTATAAAATCATGTTATAGCTGACAAAGAAAAGTGAACCTCTAATTTTACTCTCCCACTTTGCCCTTTCTTTCTCACTCAATGCCAATATGCTTTGAAGCTTATATCTTCCTCTGATAGCTGTGCTTCTGATCCAAACTTAGATctgcatttcattctttcttggCTAAACTCAAGGTGTTCTTTGCCTTTTATTgttctctccttttttattatttaaatagttCTGTTGTTTACTTGAATATCAAATGGGTATTTTGTACACAAAGTGTGTGTTAAAATTCTTGAgtgttttgctctgtttttaaaaaaaaaaattgatttttgataaCATACCTCCTATTTCATTTTACCAACCCCTAATATAAATGAATAATAGGATGAAATTACCCTAAACCTTTAACTTTTATGATTTTACTTTACTGTTATATAAATCTCCACATGGAACAAAGTCTTAGGGTAATTAAGCTTCACTCCACTTTATTGCATTTGAACCATTTGCACAATAGAGTGAACTTAGAAACCTTTTGTTGTGTGTGGTAATGGAAGAAGTGAAAGCAGAATGCACGGATTTTTTAAAGctctcagatttttttttttttgttgcttattGTATTGATGTTAAGGACTTAATGTCAACTTATTTTGTTTAGGTACTATTGTTTTAGTTGTGTGAGCAAAATTTGATGGGTTTTGACGCTTGTGTTTGCAGTTCACAAGTAGAGGGATGTCGCTACACTGGAAGTGAATGGCAATGCTAGGGTCTCAGACAAAGATGATGAGCTACATGTCTTCGATATCAAGATTTCTAATTTCCTTTTATTGGTTTCAGTTTtgctcaatattttttttttttgttaattttaaattttttcttttcagttatTATGCAAAgattagtcattttttttcataataattatgTTAGTAATatgtcttcttttgtttttgtacaGATAAATCATCTATGGTGGTGCTTAATGCTTTCAAACATTGGAATCTAATCACAAGTAGCATATGCAATTAGTACTTTCCTAAGTCCAATacattcttcttttattttttgtttagtgaCATTTAGTGCTGCCCCTATTTAACTAAAAGTGAATAGgtaattcattttttgttttattgaagtCATCTGCAATTTGTGGAGCCAAGGATAAACGTTATGTTAATGGAAAATTGTATTGATGTAGCATGTAACTACAATTTGTTTCGCTCAAAGGACACTTAGTGTTGCCCCTATTTTACTTCaatgagttttgttttatttttgaagtcAAGGATAAATGCTATATCAAGCAATtctaattgaaaattaatttaactgcaattttgttttttgagttgATAAAAATGTGTTACTTCATGTTATTACTTTAACATGTGTTCAACATGCTACTTAATTTTCTTATATAGCAGCTTACAATATTATCCATGTATCGCACAGATAACttaattactaatttttataatattcataGCATTACTCTATTAACAATttaactaaatgcaaaaaaaaaaaaaaaaaaaaaaaaaaacagagtgGCAGCCATATGACTTTGTCttttaaaactctctctctctcaaaatttttgtaactttttagTGGTAAGTTTgatgttttttttccccttgagATTTTAGATCacaaactattaattttttgttgtttgcttccacaccccccctccccccccctattagacaaataaaatttgtttttgggatttttatttttgcttaaaagggtcaatgatattgttaaggaATGTCAAGTTTTAATTTAGTTTGGCTTAATTCCTTAAATCAATCACCTAAAAAGGATTTGAGAAGTGCTaagtctataatatttttacaacaaatcttatgtgataaattgtttattagttctaatttgaactcactattaaaactaaattttttttttctattgtaatAATCAATAACAACTGGCCACATTAGatattgtagggataagggcccaaaatcatatattgggccttgagCTTTGTCCGAGGACGTTAAATGGTCTGAGGAGGGACAAATAGTTATGAGGGGTTCCAATTTAAAGTCTCATGAGTAAAGAATGAAtggaaggtggtccgaggaggaactcctcctcgaATATGATGAATATAGCTCAAAtatgtatttcagcaattagagTGACTCTCCAAGAATCTCCAATGATAGGGACgtgcctcatgaacatacgagaatgaaggaaactcaaaaatatttaaggGAAAGCTGTtaccactgcattaaatgcactacagctaTTTTTCTGGTCGCATTTATACGGataagacctctgaacagtgctgtcttggttaccacaactcacaaaaagccaaagagggtgtctgatgggacaagtactcaagtaagggtttaaatgatcaacaagtgtaggatcaagatggtccaaagggagctatataatgttagagaccctccatgagaaagggatcggaaaaatatagaaaga encodes:
- the LOC115991888 gene encoding quinone oxidoreductase PIG3-like translates to MKAIVITSPGGPEVLQLQEVDEPELKDDEVLIKVEASGLNQADTVQRSGAYPPPKGASHYLGVECSGTIEALGKSVSRWKIGDQVCALLSGGGYAEKVPVLAGQVLPIPPGVSVKDAASLPEIACTVWSTVFMMSQLSAGETFLVHGGSSGIGTFAIQIAKYHGARVFVTAGSDEKLAVCKDLGADVCINYKTEDFVKRVKEETGGKGVDVILDHIGASYLKQNIESLNFDGRLFIIGTMGGSVTEIDLRALLSKRLTVQSAGLRHRSPENKAVIVSEVEKNVWPAIVAGRVKPVIYKYFPLSDAAEAHQLMENSGHIGKILLVPQFSG